The Bernardetia sp. ABR2-2B DNA window GATAACTGTATTTCCCAAATCACGCAGTTTTTTCAAGACCTTTATCAAATTTTGTGTATCTCTTGGGTGCAGACCAATACTTGGCTCATCCAAAATGTACATCGAACCCACCAAAGCAGAACCCAAAGAAGTTGCTAGTTTTATACGTTGAAATTCTCCACCTGAAAGTGTAGCTGTTTTTCTATTTAAAGTAAGATATTGCAAACCAACTTCTCCCAAATATTGCAAACGGTTTCTTATCTCTATCAAAATTCGTTTCGAAACGCTTTCTTGATGTTCTGTAAGTTGTAGTTGTGCAAAAAAGTCTATCAGCTCGTCTAAGGGAAGTAAAACCAATTCTTGAATAGATTTTGAATCAATCTTGACATAACCTGCTTCTTTTCTGATGCGTGTTCCGATACAGTCTGGACAGGTTTTTCTACCTCTATATTTTGATAATAAAACTCTGTACTGAATCTTGTAACTTTCACTTTCCATAAAAGCAAAAAACTCATCTAATCCTTTGAAATATTTATTTCCTGTCCAAAGAAGTTGTTGCTGCTGCTCTGTCAAGTCTTGATAAGCTCTGTGAATAGGAAAATCAAAATCAATTCCTTTTTTTATGAGTGGATTGAGCCATTTACTCATTTTTGGTGTTCTCCAAGGCGCAATTGCACCCTCATAAACCGACATTGTTTTGTCTGGAATAATCAAATCTTCATCAATTCCCAAAACAGTTCCGAAACCCTCACACGTACGACACGCACCATACGGACTATTAAAACTAAAAAAGTTGATATTTGGCTCTTCGAAAAGCATTCCGTCGGCTTCAAAACGGTCTGAAAAACTTCTCGTTTCCATATCTTTTCCTTTTTGATAAATCTCAACGACACAATCGCCCTTACTTTCATAAAATGAAGTTTGCACAGAGTCAGCAATTCTGAAACGGTTTTGCTCGTCATCTTTTCTAACAACTCCTCTATCAATCAGAATAAATAAATCTAATTTTGAAATTCTCTTTAGTTCTGCTGTCTGTTCTTTTGTGAGTTTTGAAACAGGAGCTTTTGATTTTTTTGCTGTTGTTTTCTTTGTCTTACTTGCTTTTTTTAGCTTTTTCTTCTCTTCTTCGTAATCTTTTTGTTTATCGCCTTTGTGTTCGTCTAAAAAGGATTCTAGGTTTTGTTCCGTTTGATCTTTTCCAGACTGTGCTTCTGGGTCTATTTCTTTTGGCAATAACTGCTCAATAAAAATAACATCTTCCCCTGCTTTTATTCTTGTAAAACCTTGTTGTAATAGGATATTTAATTGGTCTTCAAGCGTTCTTTCTGCTGGAACTACCAAAGGCGCAAGTACCATATATTTCGAACTTTCCTCAAAACTCTCTATAAAATCTACCACATCAGAAACATTGTCTTTCTTGACCATCTCTCCAGAAACAGGCGAATAAGTAACTCCAATTCTTGAAAAAAGAAGCTTTAGATAATCATAAATTTCTGTCGTCGTTCCTACCGTAGAACGTGGATTTCTTGTATTCACTTTCTGCTCCACAGCAATAGCAGGGGAAACGCCACGAATCCAATCTACATCAGGCTTTTCCATTCTCCCCAAAAACTGACGTGCATAGCTACTCAAACTCTCCACATACATGCGCTGACCTTCTGCAAAAAGTGTATCAAAGGCTAGTGATGACTTCCCAGAACCCGAAACGCCTGTAATGACAATCAGTTTGTTTCTCGGCACAGCAAGACTAATATTTTTAAGATTGTTTACTCGTGCGCCCTTTATGACTATATTTTTCTTGGTATCGTAGTTTTCTAGTTCGTTTACTCGTTTTTCTTCTGCTTCTTTTGCTGCTATTTCTTCTTTTGTGAGAGATTTTTCTGTTGTAGTGGGCATTTTGGGAGTAATCTATATTTTGAAATTATGTAAAACAGACATTCCTGTCTGTTTGAATTTATATTTATCATTTTTTAGACAGATTGGGAAGTCTGTCATACAAAGTTCAATTAGCAAAAATAACCAATTTTAGACGAAAAAGTTAGCAAGAATCATAATTTTGTCAAGGAGCTATTTACTTCTCAACCTATTTTATTAAATTAAAGAATCATTTTTAACTAGAAAGAATAGCTATGAATCCGTATTTTATCTTGCCAACTATGCGACTGTATCTAAGACCTATTGATATAGAGGATGCAGAAGAAGTTTTTGAATATAAATCCAATAAAAAAGCTAATAAATTTCAAGGGTTTATTCCAAAAAATAAGGAAGAAGTAGAAGATTTTATTCAAAAAAAAACAGCTAGAGAAATAAATATTGAAAATACTTGGTTTCAGTTTGTCATCATTCACGAACGAGATACTAAAATTATTGGAGATGTTGGACTTCATTTTTTGGAAGGAGGAAACAACCAAGTCGAATTTGGAATTACACTAAATTCAGAGTATCAACAACAAGGATATGCAAAAGAAGCAATGAAAACAGTTATTTCATATCTTTTTAGAGATTTGAATAAACATCGAATTATCGCATCAATAGACCCAAGAAATATATCTTCTATAAAATTAATGAAAAGTCTGAATATGAGAAAAGAAGCTCATTTTGAAAAAAGTTTGTTCTTCAAAAATGAATGGGTTGATGATTTGATTTATGCGATTTTGAAAGAAGAATATGGGAAGGTTTTGTAATCAATTCATTAAAAAAACAAAAAAATTAATACATTATACAATTTATATCAAAAAATATAAATAGTTTTAGATTGATTTTGTAACTAAATCAATGTCAAAGTCAGTACAACAAATAAAAATAAGGGGAGAGCGTAATTTTTTAGATTCACTTTATCAAAATTTACAATCTCAATGCAATTATATTCATTCAAAAAATCATTTCAAATTCTTGCCTTTCTAGGTGTTTTCTCAATTGTCCTAATTTCCTGTAAAGAAATTTCAGAAGATGTTGCTCCGATAGAAATTCCAGAGCGTTTAGAAATTTCTCCTACTTCTCAAAGTGTAATGATTGGAGAAACAGCAACCTTTACTACAGCTTTTTTCGATAATATGGGCAATTCTATCGCTAGTCCTTCCGACATTGGTTGGACAAGTAGTGATTTATCTGTTGCCAGTATAACTCAAGATGGAGAAGCTACAGGACTTTCAGCAGGACAAACCACTATCAAAGCCACCTACCAAACCGTAGAAGCCACAGCACTTCTGACCGTTGTGTCTGATAATAATCAGGTAGCTACCGTAACAATAACGCCTTCATTGAGTGAAATTACTCTTACAGAAATGGCAAGTTTAGAGTTTTCTGTAAAGAATAATTTGGGAGAAGAACTCACAGGAAAAACAGCTACTTGGACAAGTGGAAATATAGAACTGGTAACTGTAGAAAACGGACAAGTAACGGCAGAAGATTATGGAACAGCAAACGTTACAGCAACAGTAGATGGAATACAAAGCAGCCCTGCTACTGTTCAAGTAGTTAGAAAGGCTGATTTTACTAACAGAAGTAATGGAAGCGCAAAATTGAGGATAGAAAACGATGTACTGCAAGTTGTTTTGAGTGAGGATTTTTCTACTTCTACTTCTCCACCAGACTTGAGAGTTTATTTGGGAGATAATAGTGGTAATGTAAATGATGCCGTAGAGTTGGCAACTTTAAATACGAGAAGTGGAGGAAAAACTATAAATGTTCCTTCTGAAATTTCGATTACAGAGTATCGTTATGTTCTTATCTGGTGCAAACAACTTGGTGGAATGTATGGTGTGGCTGATTTGGGAGAGTAGAATCTACAAACTAAATTTTATCTAACTTTGTCAGTAGTCTGTAACCAGACTCTGACAATAGTTTAGTTTGTGTATGTTAAACTGCTAACAAAGCTTTCTCACTTCATTTAATTTTATCAAAAAATGAAATTTAAAAACCGTTCCTATAAAAAGGAGCTAATGGACGACCTCAATCTCGCTTCTGCTGATCTCAAAAAAAATCTTGATGAATTAGAATTTATAAATACAACTTTAGGAGGCTATAAGGTCTTGACTTCGGCTTTAGATACGCTCTATAAAGAAAATAAAATTAAGAAGAATCAAGAAAGTCAAAATCAAAAAACGGTAACTCTTGCAGATATTGGAAGTGGGGGAGGAGATACGCTTCGTCAGATTGCGAAATGGTTTGATAAGAAAAATATTACTACCAAACTAACAGGAATTGATGCTAATGATTTTATGATAAATTATGCTCAAAATAAATCAAAAGACTTTCCTCAAATTAGCTATGAAAAACTAAATGTGTTTGATATTGATTCTTCCAATGAAAATAAATACGATTGGGCTACGA harbors:
- the uvrA gene encoding excinuclease ABC subunit UvrA, which encodes MPTTTEKSLTKEEIAAKEAEEKRVNELENYDTKKNIVIKGARVNNLKNISLAVPRNKLIVITGVSGSGKSSLAFDTLFAEGQRMYVESLSSYARQFLGRMEKPDVDWIRGVSPAIAVEQKVNTRNPRSTVGTTTEIYDYLKLLFSRIGVTYSPVSGEMVKKDNVSDVVDFIESFEESSKYMVLAPLVVPAERTLEDQLNILLQQGFTRIKAGEDVIFIEQLLPKEIDPEAQSGKDQTEQNLESFLDEHKGDKQKDYEEEKKKLKKASKTKKTTAKKSKAPVSKLTKEQTAELKRISKLDLFILIDRGVVRKDDEQNRFRIADSVQTSFYESKGDCVVEIYQKGKDMETRSFSDRFEADGMLFEEPNINFFSFNSPYGACRTCEGFGTVLGIDEDLIIPDKTMSVYEGAIAPWRTPKMSKWLNPLIKKGIDFDFPIHRAYQDLTEQQQQLLWTGNKYFKGLDEFFAFMESESYKIQYRVLLSKYRGRKTCPDCIGTRIRKEAGYVKIDSKSIQELVLLPLDELIDFFAQLQLTEHQESVSKRILIEIRNRLQYLGEVGLQYLTLNRKTATLSGGEFQRIKLATSLGSALVGSMYILDEPSIGLHPRDTQNLIKVLKKLRDLGNTVIVVEHEEEVMKAADQIIDIGLDAGANGGNLTFQGTLEELIKDSDSYTAKYLRDEMQVIIPQKPRNWNEYIEVVGAREHNLKNISVKFPLGILTTVTGVSGSGKSTLVRKLLYPALSKHLGNHNDESGKMDKLAGNLKKVTSVEMVDQNPIGKSSRSNPVTYVKAYDYIRALFADQTISKQRGFTPAYFSFNVEGGRCENCQGEGKIKIEMQFMADIYLTCEACKGKRFQSEVLEVEYKEKNIADVLDMTVDEAIEIFAESKPIMARLKPLQEVGLGYIQLGQSSNTLSGGEAQRVKLAAFLTKSASDRANREHILFIFDEPTTGLHFHDISKLLKSINALIEHGHSAIIIEHNVEVIRAADWVIDLGKEGGKNGGYLCFEGTPKELSELKENYTGEFL
- a CDS encoding GNAT family N-acetyltransferase, with the translated sequence MNPYFILPTMRLYLRPIDIEDAEEVFEYKSNKKANKFQGFIPKNKEEVEDFIQKKTAREINIENTWFQFVIIHERDTKIIGDVGLHFLEGGNNQVEFGITLNSEYQQQGYAKEAMKTVISYLFRDLNKHRIIASIDPRNISSIKLMKSLNMRKEAHFEKSLFFKNEWVDDLIYAILKEEYGKVL
- a CDS encoding DM13 domain-containing protein, with the protein product MQLYSFKKSFQILAFLGVFSIVLISCKEISEDVAPIEIPERLEISPTSQSVMIGETATFTTAFFDNMGNSIASPSDIGWTSSDLSVASITQDGEATGLSAGQTTIKATYQTVEATALLTVVSDNNQVATVTITPSLSEITLTEMASLEFSVKNNLGEELTGKTATWTSGNIELVTVENGQVTAEDYGTANVTATVDGIQSSPATVQVVRKADFTNRSNGSAKLRIENDVLQVVLSEDFSTSTSPPDLRVYLGDNSGNVNDAVELATLNTRSGGKTINVPSEISITEYRYVLIWCKQLGGMYGVADLGE
- a CDS encoding methyltransferase domain-containing protein — protein: MKFKNRSYKKELMDDLNLASADLKKNLDELEFINTTLGGYKVLTSALDTLYKENKIKKNQESQNQKTVTLADIGSGGGDTLRQIAKWFDKKNITTKLTGIDANDFMINYAQNKSKDFPQISYEKLNVFDIDSSNENKYDWATMSLFCHHFTDEELISIFKNVSKLTSKGFIINDLHRNPIAYYSIYFLTRLFNGSYLVKNDAPLSVLRAFKKQDLITLLEQAGIKKYRIKWQWAFRFQVIVEKK